The genomic stretch TCGCCGAGACGGGCGCCGGCCAGCACGGGGTCGCGACCGCGATGGTGGGCGCGCTGTTGGGCCTCGAAACGGAGATCTACATGGGCGAGAAGGACGTCGCCCGCCAGGAGATGAACGTCTTCCGGATGCGCTTGATGGGCGCGGAGGTCAACGAGGTCACTCGCGGCGGGGCCGGACTGGCGGATGCGGTCGACGCCGCCTTGGAGGACTTCGCCGAGAACGTCGCGGACACCCACTACCTCGTGGGCAGCGTGGTCGGCCCCGACCCGTTCCCGCGGATGGTCCGCGATTTCCAGTCGGTGATCGGCCGGGAGGCCCGCGAGCAGTTCCGCGAGCGAGTAGGTGAATTGCCCGACGCGGCGGTGGCCTGTGTGGGCGGCGGCTCGAACGCCATCGGGCTGTTTCACGCCTTCCGCGACGACGACGTGGACTTCTACGGCGCGGAGGGCGGCGGCGAGGGCAGCGACTCGACGCGCCACGCCGCCCCGCTCGCGAAGGGCCGCGACGACGTCCTCCACGGGATGCACACTCGAGTCCTCGACGAGGACGTCGAGGTCCACTCGGTCTCGGCGGGACTGGACTACCCCGGCGTCGGTCCCGAACACGCGATGTTCCGGGCGGTCGGGCGCTGCGAGTACACCGGCGTCACCGACGAGGCGGCGCTGGCGGCCTTCCGAGAGCTGAGCGAGGCCGAGGGGATCATCCCCGCCCTGGAATCGAGCCACGCGGTCGCGCGCGCGATCGAGCTGGCCGAGGAGGGCACCCACGAGACGATCCTCGTGAACCTCTCGGGTCGGGGCGATAAGGACATGGAGACCGCGGCCGAGCGCTTCTCGCTCTAGCGCAGCACGGAGCCGATGGCGCTCGCGAGCGCCTCGAAGTCCTGCATGCTGATGCCGTCGGTGGTGACGAGCACGCCCTCGCGGTCGGTCGTCAGGCGCACGAGGTAGCCGCCGTCGAACACCCGGATGGTGTAGCTGTAGTCGCCGAGCTCCGAGCCCGCGTAGGTGTCCTCGGTGAGCTGGAAGCCGCGCCACTCGTGGCCGATGAACGTCGAGAGGTCGGCGTCCTGCTCGAGGTCGCTCCTGAGGTAGAGCTGCTCGAAGTCGTCGCGCGTGAAGTAGGTGACCGACCGGAGGCTGTCGCCGATCGCGGTGCGACAGGTACGGACGATGTGGTCTGCGGTCTCGGGGTCGACGAGGTCTGCGGTCATGCCGGAAGGGGTCGGGCCAGCCACATAAACCCTTACAGTGACTGTGAAACAGTGGCACATGCGGTCGTGCAACGAGAAGGGGGACCCGGACCGGATAGGAACTGCCGCCACGCCAATCCTTTTGATCCTCGCTCGCGCGGGTAGGGCTGTCATGGATCTACAGATCGAGGGCAACGCGGCGCTCGTCACGGCGTCCTCAAGCGGGCTGGGGAAGGCCTCCGCGAAGGCGCTCGCGCGCGAGGGCGCGAACGTCGTGATCAACGGACGCGACGAGGAACAACTGGAGGAGGCCCGCGAGGAGATCGAGGAGGTGGCCGAGGGCGAGGTCGTCGCCCAGCCGGGCGACCTGACCGACGCCGACGACATCGAGACGCTGGTCGAGACCACGGTAGAGGAGTTCGGCGGGCTCGACCACCTCGTGACCAGCGCGGGCGGGCCGCCCAGCGGGCCGTTCATGGAGACCGAGGAGGACGAGTGGTATCACGCCTACGACCTGCTCGTGATGAGCGTCGTCCGCCTCGTGAAGGCGGCCGCCCCACATCTCGAGGAGGACGGCGGCGGCACGATCGTCACCATCACCTCCCGGAGCGTGAAGGAGGCGATCGACTCGCTGGTGCTCTCGAACTCGGTTCGGATGAGCGTCATCGGGCTCGAGAAGACCCTCTCCCAGGAGCTCGCGCCCGAGGTGCGCGCCAACGCGGTGTTACCGGGGCCCCACGAGACAGCGCGGATCCAGGAGTTGGTCGACCAGGCCGTCGAGCGGGGCGACTACGACTCCTACGAGGAGGGAATCGACGACTGGAGCGACGGCATTCCCCTCGAGCGGATCGGCGACCCCATCGAGCTCGGTGACACCGTCGCCTACCTCTCCTCGCCGCTTTCGGGCTTCGTCAACGGCGTCTCGGTGCCGATCGACGGCGGGTCGGGGAGTTCGAACCTATGAAACACGTCGGGTTCGACGACGCCGAGAGCTACGAGCCCGAGGAGGGCTGGGGACGTCGGGCGCTCGCCGGCAGTGAGAAGTTCACCTTCGAGTGGTTCGAGAAGCCACCGGGCCACAGCTCGCCCATGCACGACCACGAGAACGAGCAGGTCTGCCTCTGTCTCGAGGGCGAGCTGGTCGTCCACACCGAGGAGGAGACGGTCACGCTGGGCGAGTACGACTCCGTCTGGCTCGACGCCTGGGAGTCCCACCGCGTCGAGAACGCGGGCGAGGAGCGTGCCGTCGGCCTCGACGTCTTCGCGCCGGGGCGCTCGTTCGACTTCTGGACAGACCGCGAATGAAGTATCTCGCACGCACCCAAGCGGGACGGGCGCTTCTGGGCGACGAGGAGGGGTTCGTCCCGCTGTCGGCCGCGGGGTTCGAGAGGGTTTCCGCGGCCCTCCCCGCCGCGGCGGCGGGCGAGCTTCCCGCCCCGAGCGAGCTCCCCGTTCGGCGCGTTCCCCGCGAGGGGATCGCGTTCGGGCTTCCGATCGCGCTGGAGGCGCTCGGGAAGTGCTGGGGGATCGGGCTGAACTACGAGGAGCACGCGGGCGACCTCGACGAGAATCGCCCGGAGGAGCCAGCGAGCTTCATGAAACCGAAAACGGCGGTGACGGGTCCCGGCGGTCCCGTTCGACTGCCGCCGACAGCGGAGACCGATCGGGTGACCGCCGAGGCCGAGCTCGGGGTCCTGCTCGGGCGGACCGGGAGCGACGTCGAGGAGCCCGACGACGCGATCGCGGGCTACCTGCCGGTGATCGACATGACCGCCGAGGACGTCCTCGAGCGCAACCCGCGCTTTCTCACGCGCGCGAAGAGCTTCGATACGTTCCTCGTGCTCGGGCCCGCGATCGCGGTCCCCGACTCGCCGCCCGAGTTCGGCGAACGGCGGGTCGCAACGGTGCGAAACGGCGAGGTCGTGGCCGAGAACCGGATGGCGAACATGCTGTTCTCGCCCCGCGAGCTCGCCGCCTTCCACTCGCGGGTGATGACGCTCGAGGCGGGGGATCTGATCTCGACTGGGACGCCCGGAGCGGGCGTCATCTCGGCGGGCGACGGGGTTCGCGCCGAGGTCGAAGGAATCGGGTCGGTCGACGCCGACGTCGTTTAATCGTCCGCGGGCGGGGCGGCAAGTTCGCCGCCCGGCCGGTTCTTGTCCCCGAAGCCGGCGCTCAGCAGCCGCGTCATCGCCTCCTCGACGGTCTCGTCGGTGAGCTCGACGGTCTCGGGTTCAACCTCGATCACGTAGCCCGTCGTGACGTTGGGGGCGGTCGGCATGAACAGGAGCAGGCGGCCGTCGTCGGTCGTCTTGCCGGTCTTGAACGCGGTCACGCGGGCGCCCATCCAGGTGGTGATTTTGACGGGCTCCTTGAGGTCGGTGTCGCCCGAGACGGCCGTTTCGACGGCGATCTGGGAGGCGTTGTAGACGACCCGGAGGATCGGAACGCGGTTGATCGCCGTGTCGAGCCAGCCGCTCGCGAGCGCGCCCCCGGCGGTGCGCGTCGCCACCCCGACGACCGCGACCGCGAGGGCGAAGACGGCGATGGTGGCGGCGACCCGAGCGAGGGGGTCCTCGATCACGCCGACCAGCGGGAGCCCCGCGATGAGGAGGAACAGCCAGCCGGTCGCGTACAGCGTCACCAGGAGCGGCACCAGGACGACGAGCCCGCTCCCCAGGTCGCGCTTCCACTCTGACATCGCGAGTGAGTAGCGCGCGGACCGTTATGAACGTGCTGGGCGAGGAAAAAGCACGAACGCAGATCGGGCGGAACGGTTTTGCTATCGGATCCAGTGCTCGAAGACATGCCCGGCGAGGTCGGGTCAGTACGAAGACGACTGGCCGTCGGAATCGTACTAGTCATCTGTGGTGCCGTTGCATCCGCAGCGGTCGGCGTTCGCCAACTGGGTCGGTTCGAGGTGACAGTGATGGTCGGTGGCATGATCGCCGCCAGCTGGGTGGTTTTACTCGTTATCGGAGTCGCTGTCGGTTACCAGCGAATTCGTGAGTGTCTGCGGTGAGGAAAACGGTAGTCGGTTACTCGCTGGCCGCGTCGACCCGGTCGGCCTGCTTCTCCAGATCGGCGGCGAGCGTCCGGGCCTGCTCGGCCGACAGCGTCACCGAATCGGCGTGAGCGGGCAGGTTCTCGAGGTCGGTGTTGTCGAGTTCGAGTTCGAGCGAGACGTGGTCGGGGTCCTCGCGGGGCGCGGTGACGTTGAGGATCGCGAGCGCCTCGTCCGTCCAGCCGTGGCCCTTCGCCTCGCCGTCGAGCAGGTCGAACGTCGTGTAGGCGTTGACCTTCATGATTCGGTCGGGCATGTCGGGACGAAGGCGAGGCAGACACTTAGCGGATGTGGAAAACGGGGCGGAACGGCGGAGCGACTGCCGTCAGTCGTCCGCGGACATCGGCGTGTCGTCGGGGTACGCCGGCGCGGGGCTGGAGTCGAGGTCGTCGTCCTCGGCGTAGGGGTACCAGGTCTGCTTCGTGTTGTGCATGTAGGGGTCCTCATACGAGGTCTCCTCGGGCTCGACGAGCGCCGAGAGCGTCTCCTCGTCGCGGTCGACGACGAACTCCCGGAAGGTCTCGCCGTCCTCGCGCTCGGCGGCGAAGCCCTCGACGAGGTTCGCGATCGCGCCGGGGACCTCGTCGGCGGGCACGCGCTGGGTGACCCAGTCGGCGAAGTTGGGGTTCTCGCCCAGCCCGCCGCCCAGGCCGATGTCGAGCGCTTCGACCGGTTCGCCGTCCTTGCGGGTCTTCATCCCCCGCAGCGAGACGTCGGCGATCTGGGGCTGAGCGCACGAAGCCGTAC from Halalkalicoccus tibetensis encodes the following:
- the trpB gene encoding tryptophan synthase subunit beta; protein product: MSTGDFEGYGGRHVPEALEGPLSELAEAYDEVGKSEGFQEEFRSYLEEFAGRPTPLYHARNLSERYGAEIYLKREDLLHGGAHKINNCLGQALLAKRAGRERLIAETGAGQHGVATAMVGALLGLETEIYMGEKDVARQEMNVFRMRLMGAEVNEVTRGGAGLADAVDAALEDFAENVADTHYLVGSVVGPDPFPRMVRDFQSVIGREAREQFRERVGELPDAAVACVGGGSNAIGLFHAFRDDDVDFYGAEGGGEGSDSTRHAAPLAKGRDDVLHGMHTRVLDEDVEVHSVSAGLDYPGVGPEHAMFRAVGRCEYTGVTDEAALAAFRELSEAEGIIPALESSHAVARAIELAEEGTHETILVNLSGRGDKDMETAAERFSL
- a CDS encoding SDR family oxidoreductase, with product MDLQIEGNAALVTASSSGLGKASAKALAREGANVVINGRDEEQLEEAREEIEEVAEGEVVAQPGDLTDADDIETLVETTVEEFGGLDHLVTSAGGPPSGPFMETEEDEWYHAYDLLVMSVVRLVKAAAPHLEEDGGGTIVTITSRSVKEAIDSLVLSNSVRMSVIGLEKTLSQELAPEVRANAVLPGPHETARIQELVDQAVERGDYDSYEEGIDDWSDGIPLERIGDPIELGDTVAYLSSPLSGFVNGVSVPIDGGSGSSNL
- a CDS encoding cupin domain-containing protein, with translation MKHVGFDDAESYEPEEGWGRRALAGSEKFTFEWFEKPPGHSSPMHDHENEQVCLCLEGELVVHTEEETVTLGEYDSVWLDAWESHRVENAGEERAVGLDVFAPGRSFDFWTDRE
- a CDS encoding fumarylacetoacetate hydrolase family protein, yielding MKYLARTQAGRALLGDEEGFVPLSAAGFERVSAALPAAAAGELPAPSELPVRRVPREGIAFGLPIALEALGKCWGIGLNYEEHAGDLDENRPEEPASFMKPKTAVTGPGGPVRLPPTAETDRVTAEAELGVLLGRTGSDVEEPDDAIAGYLPVIDMTAEDVLERNPRFLTRAKSFDTFLVLGPAIAVPDSPPEFGERRVATVRNGEVVAENRMANMLFSPRELAAFHSRVMTLEAGDLISTGTPGAGVISAGDGVRAEVEGIGSVDADVV
- a CDS encoding DUF502 domain-containing protein — its product is MSEWKRDLGSGLVVLVPLLVTLYATGWLFLLIAGLPLVGVIEDPLARVAATIAVFALAVAVVGVATRTAGGALASGWLDTAINRVPILRVVYNASQIAVETAVSGDTDLKEPVKITTWMGARVTAFKTGKTTDDGRLLLFMPTAPNVTTGYVIEVEPETVELTDETVEEAMTRLLSAGFGDKNRPGGELAAPPADD
- a CDS encoding DUF6360 family protein, whose protein sequence is MPDRIMKVNAYTTFDLLDGEAKGHGWTDEALAILNVTAPREDPDHVSLELELDNTDLENLPAHADSVTLSAEQARTLAADLEKQADRVDAASE